Below is a window of Anas platyrhynchos isolate ZD024472 breed Pekin duck chromosome 13, IASCAAS_PekinDuck_T2T, whole genome shotgun sequence DNA.
GAATGCTGAAGCTTAAacattctttttcctccctctcctgtCTGTATCTCTTTAGATCAAGGCTGAAGTTACAGAAGATGTATAtacttccagaaaaaaacagcatcagACTATGATGCATTATTTCTGTGCATTAAATACTCttcagtacaaaaagaaaattgctaTGCTAGAACCCTTGCTAGGATACATGCAAGCTCAGGTAATTTCAGATTCTGTAAGTTGTAAACCTCAAAGGTGTAAAAGTACTTAATAGGGGTTGATCTACTGAAATTCACTGCAAGACTTCTCTTGCAATTCAGGGAAGCAAACCCCATCCTCATCCCTCTAGCTTGTCATGTCTGTTGCCGTGAATATCATTATTAGCCCTATTCTTTTTCTGCTCAATATATGAATTTTTTTGAATCGCATCATGACATGCTCTCACTCCTGTTGGAGAATCTTTTGGGAAAGTCTTGGTGCCAAATACAAAGACCTAGTTCTAATGCAAAACCTAGGTGGCTGAATTTAATGTACTGCCTAAATCTTAGTTGCtggtactatttttttttcctctcaggaTCACTAACAGGAATAGCTGATTAAAACTTTGATGCATGTAGGTCTCTGTGGAAGTGTACCTTCTTAGAAAGTAGCATGGAGCCAGTTAAGCTCTCTTTCCTGTGGCAGCTATTCTGAAATAAGATAATCACCAAAACCACATCATTACCATTTCTTATCAAGGGTGTGAAAACTGTAATGCTTATAGTCATTCtgtcttgattttgtttaataCAACTGAACTCATGAAGGGTTTATTTCAGGATGAGTGAAATAGAAAATCAGCTATGCAGTAAGCTCTTTGGAGATACTTCAGCTGTATTTTCAGAAGTATGTTGTCAGTATCTTTTgtaaaagaggaggaaaaaaagcaaactttctAGCATCTGTCACTGCCAGATTGTAGGAATTAACTCTTATGAAGTGTCTAATAGCTTTCCAAGTCCAGGAAGAACTCTTGTCTCTCTGGCAAACGTTGGAGCTTGCACATAAGAACTAAGTTCTAATTGTTTTATGTAATAAAGTCGATAGTGCAACCTGTTGCTTGGGTGCTGGTTTTGTTTAATCTGAGAATGGGAGTGGTAGGGTCACCTCCAATGGTTTCCTGTTCAAGATTTCTTATGGCTAAATCCAATTTAGATGTGGCAGTTCCAATATGGAATAAATTGTTGAAAGATGCATGATGTCAGTGGGGGAAGGGGTCCACTGTTAGTGGGTGGCACCCTGGCAAGTTTCTACATTcacatatttctgtatttcatacagGTGGCTTTGTGTGCATCCTCTCAACAAAATTAGATTCCTGTGCAGTGCCAACATCAACCTtcacttgcagacaaaaatatCTATTCTGCTCCTTTTGTTGAGACTTAGGTGGGAATGTGGGACAAAACCTGATTTCTCTGAGAAGATTGAACCTTCTATGGTTTCATTTGTTAACTGTTTATTTAGTTTTATACATGACTaaattctcctttttcctcttttttttaagataagtTTTTTTAAAATGGGTTCAGAAAATCTTAGTGAGCAGTTGGAAGAATTTTTGACAAATATTGGCACAAGCGTACAAAAGtaagttgtttttgttaaattttGAACTGCTATCAATACAATTattgttctgtttccatttcttaATATATTATCTTTGTTAGTAACATATTACTTACTTTAGTGTTCGCAGGGAAATGGAGTGTGAAATAGAAAACATGCAACAAACTATAGAGGACTTGGAAGTAGCTAGTGATCCACTGTATTTGCCTGATCCTGATCCTACGAAATTTCCTGTTCATAGAAATCTAACACGGAAAGCTGGCTATCTCAATGCAAGAAAGTAAGACTAGTTTCTTAAAACTTAGAAAATACTTAATTTGGGAAAAGGAGACCTAGAAATGCATGATTATATTGTTTGAAATTAGTTACGCATTCTTCACAATTTCATGAGGTGAAATTTCATGTTGTTCACTGGAAGGAGCTGTTCAACAATTTTAGTCATTGAAATTAAGCAGCTGAATTTTGGGTTTGTTAAAAATAGGTTGTAACACTAAGATTGTTTCCATAATTTATGTAGAAAACTTCAAATAAGCAGATTTTTTCAAAAGTCAGGTTAATTTTGCAACAACAGATAGAGTAAAATACTCATTGAATGAGGCATGGATTTCTGCAGCAGAACAATTGCAGCAATTAATATTGAAGAAAGGAGTATCTGACCAAAAAGGAAGGCTAAACCACAAGCGTTACTGCATTTTGGTTTTGGGTTCCTTTGCttgcttgtggaaaaaaaaataaaaaatcatgctGTAAGCAAAATTTTGGGAATATTACTGAATGATACAAAACACTTGGAAAACTGAGATATTATACATTACATGTCTTTTCTAGTGCTTAACACAAAGTTCTCCAAGACTTAGTCTTTTTAACTATGTAAGGCAGCGTAGAGTTCTGTATGTCTTAGAAATTATGTTGATAATTCATATTAGTGGAAtatgaatatttcattaagcaaCACTGTAAAAACTgataatgaaaattaaagaatTTATGACTTTTTATTCTAAGTTTCATATAACCtaagaaagcaaatatttatgtatactTTGCCCAGCAGTgtatacagaataaaaaaagcaactgaTGGAAAGAGAATAATTTTGTTGTAAAGTTAACCTAAAACATGAGGAAAACTTTCTCTTAAATGCCCAGATGGCTTGctcatgacatttttattttattttctaatttatacAGCTCAGCTGAACTCCTAACCTACTAAgtaatgatttctttttgtgttttagtAAGACAGGGCTGGTATCTTCCATTTGGGAGAGACAGTTTTACTTCACTCAAGGTGGAAATTTGATGAGCCAAGCAAGAGGCGATGTAGCTGGAGGACTTGTCATGGATATAGACAATTGCTCGGTAATGGCTGTAGACTGCGAAGACAGACGTTACTGTTTTCAGATAACATCTTTTGATGGTAAAAAGTAAGTATTCTTACATTACTGTTATCTATCTGCTAAGTAATAGTGTATTCAAAATTGCTACAGCTTTGTGAATGTGgtagaaaatacataaaaagatTTGACTACATTATGTGAGTGCTTATTACATGGGCAcagaattttgttcattttcactTGAATTGAAAACATAAGACTTTTTACCCATTAAATGTACGTAGCATCTTCAGACTTTATTAATTTGTTGTGCAATGTATGAACATGAAAATGGGGTTCCCTGTCTAAATGGAATTAAGGCATTGTAAGTAGacagaactttatttttcattctcctcTTTCAGGTCTTCAATCTTACAGGCAGAGAGTAAAAAAGATTATGAAGAGGTAAGCTTACTGGTGGTTCACATGGAGTCCAGTGATTTTCTGTAGCACAGAAGGGAATACATTAGTAAGAATAATTGGAGTGCATGTTCTGTATGGTTTAGGTAATAAATAGTGAACTTGCTATCCATAGTAATAATACATTTCAGGAAGTCTGACAAAGTACTACTGTGTTTaaatactggaagaaaaaaaaatcctgttctgATTGTGGCcaatttgttttcagtattatggaataataataaaaacaaaaaagtccaCGGCAAAACAGATATTAGTAATGGAAGCTTGGCAATTGGTGCTTCTTCCCTTTTGTGTTTTCCTATGCTTCTTTGATTGTACCTGCTTTTcaggaatggaaaataaaggagATTTTAGGTTAGGACACAAGTAATGATACAGGCAGCTGAAAAGTgaggagaaaatgttttgtggcCCCCGATGCATGATCAGGGAAATATACTTAATGAACAATAGTTGAATCAAGAAATAGGGCATGATTTGCTTTTGGGGTGCTTTCAAGACTGCTTGTGAATacagaataagaaaatacagaaaatacagaaaatacagtaCTTTCAGCCTCAATTCACATTCCTCTGAGATCGTTAATAGTACATTGATGTAAGCCTTTAATGCTATTTCTGAGATTTTTAACTGGGCTATGTCAGGTTGGCCCTGTTTCGTTTGTTCTCTTGaagtttgtggtggttttaccgtgctaggcagctaaataccacaaccgctctctcgctccccctccttagatgaggaggggaagaagtaaagtaaagaacaactcacgggttgagataaagataatttaattaaaggggaaataataataataattattaaggaaagattattattaactaacaatttaactaaagggggaaaagggaaaaacatacagataaacaaacaaaaaaaaaacacacacacaaataaaggctatgtggaagtgcagaggaaagaaattactctctacttccctcaaatgagcgatgcttgaccacgtatttgaagcagggcctcaatgcacgtAGCTGGTGTTcaggaggaggaccgacgttttcacgagagcccacccctcccctcttcttcctgtttccaccttttattgctgagtgtgacatcatatggtgtgataccagtgctgttctagctacaaatgcagagcacagcactgtatgggctgctgcagggaaaggtaacatcccagccagacccagtacaaagTTGTATAGCCTAACTATGAAACATTTACCTTCAGAAGACCCACTAGTAGAAGGCAGCTTGTAGTCAACCTCAGTAGCTCGGAATTGTGATTtcctgagctgcagctgctgtgcttttaGATAGCTCAGGCGACAAGCCTAAAAACAAGCCGCTCAGGTTCAGTGGAACAGTGTTGCTagcgtgtatatatatataattgttgAAAATTTGGAGTTATAATCCAGAAATTGAAAAGCAAGGAGCAGGAGCAAAGGGTGTTTTTCATAGTACAGTGAGAAAAGAGGTTTTAGCTTAGAGGTGCAAGAGATGGGCAAATCCCACAGAACGCAGATGGAATTTTTATAATATTTGGAGAAAACAATGTAATGTGCAGTCAGTAAATAATAGAGTTCAGAGAATACACAGATGCAGAATTACACAGAAAGTTAGGGAttagaagggaccttgaaagatcacctagtccaatccccctgctggAGTAGGAAcaatacaatattttttaaaattatattccATAGAATCGTGATTTaagcttgtttttgttttgatcttCAGTGTGACTGAAACAATTGTTTAAGTAAAGTCTGATATTGTAAGGTGCAGAATGCAGATAGCAGTGAATTCAATAGCAAATTGAGTGTGAAGAAAATACTGGTTTGGCTTCCTGAAATTACAAAGGAAGTAGAAAAGGTGCTGAAACTAGTCAACTCAGGTATTTAATCAAGTTCCTTGAAAAAGTTATGAAAAAATTAacgttttctctctttttttcttttccctctctttttcagTGGATATGCACAATAAACAACATATCTAAACAGATATATCTAAGCGAAAACCCTGAGGTAACTTCACTAAAATTGATAATATCAGTAATGTCTTCAGATACAGAtgtacagaaaattaaaaagggatCAACTGGACCTAATCAGCATGGGATTAAGCTGAGTACTTCCTACATGTCTAATCTGAAGTTTATCATTGTATGGTTTGATAGTGCTTCATGAATTAATGAAAACATGCATTCTGTTGTTTCATTCATCTAAATGCTTATGTAGCAAGCATTAAAATGATGTGGCTTTTATGTTTGGTATAACATTTTGACAGCTGCAAGACCTTTTAGCTGTATTGTGTATATGATATTTTGTTGCCAATTAATGTTGCAAATATCTGGACAGATATAGATATTTTCCCTCTCTAAAATTCTCTTTACCCAGTGACTTCTTCCACTGGCTTTACATATGAAGTGAAGCCATCAATATTAAATACTGATGCTTCAGAATTGGAAGCATCAATGGAAGATTAAAGTGGAATTCTTCAACTGTACAAGGTCCATTATTTGCTGAAATGACATTGTTATGTAGTGCTTACTTGATAGTCATTTATgtcttcatttttcagaaacCTATGAATGTTCCCTAATTTCAAGTGCAGACTTTTGAATCtccatgttttgtttgttagtaGTTGAAGACAATGTGTCTTaagtgagatttttatttttctgcatggcTACGTTTGCTTATTTTGTCAGACTTGCCATTGCAATTTTACTGCTGGCATATGCATATGCTAACGTATGCAGTATTATAAAGCAAGTGCAATAGCAGGAAATGTTACAAGTTAAAGAAAATACTGCAACTATGTTACTGAAGGGGACAGTTTATATTTCTGTCAATTCCATGTAAAACTAAAATCTGAAAATGTACTTTGAGAGCaatgttttcagttatttttttccatctctctaTTACAGGAAATTGCTGCACGTATAAATCAGTCAGCTTTAGAAGCTGTTACTCCATCCCCTTCCTTCCAGCAGAGGCATGAGAGCATACGTCCACTTGTGTAAGTTGCTGAACTATGGGTCATTTGAAGAACACTTACATAAAAAGAATCCTGCATAAagctcgggggggggggtgggaatTCAAAAATGTCAGAACTAATGCTTTGAAAGGCTAGAGGAACATGTCCTGAATTCATCTTTTTATCATTGTTTAGCATCCAATAATGTTACAAATGATCCAGACTTCCAGCTGAGCATAGACAGTTTTGTTACTTATATCACATATGGCTTGTTTGTTCTATGTATTCatgagatttttcttaatgtgtACAACTCCTGGAAGCAGACCTCAGCTTGTAGTATATTTCATATGTGATTATATATTGATGTTAAGACCATCTGGTAGCATTATTAATGCAAGTAGTAATTATACATTATTCAGATTTGTTTGGAAGGTAGACTCTGTTGTATTTACTTTATCCTAATCTTGTTCAGtttcttaggttttgtttttggaatATTGTATTCATCCTCCATATAGTTGAATTTATTATCAACCAACCTGAAATTAACACATCTTCATGTTCattttttgtattgtttcaGACAATCTCGTCCTACTGCAGCTCATACTAGCAGCACAGGGTCAGTGGGATCTGAATCAGCAACTTTATCTGCACTTTCCTTGGATTCACTTGTTGCCCCTGACACTCCTATACAATTTGACATAATATCTCCAGTTAGTGAAGATCTGCCTGGTCAAGCAAAATCTtcagggcaggcaggcaggtaGGAAAtctagaaagaaggaaaaaataaagtccccaaataaatattaattaaaaaatatagatATTATATGTTTAGGCAGCAGCTCCAACACACACGTTGCCTCTGTCCCTACTCTCTTTCTTGTCAAAAAATTTACAGTGACCAGCAAagcaagagaaatattttttggttAAATTCAGTTGTAAAATGTGGCTTATTTACATACATTAGATTCAGAatgttattttctctgttgCAGCAGCTATTCTTACTGTAACAGCTAATGATCTAtttattgaattattttaatcatttgGTTTCATgaagtattttcctttcctattgCTTGCTTACCCAGCAGCTTGGGTTATTTCCTCTTGGAAACTCAAGAGAAATTTGGTAGCCCTGCTTCCAGGTGATGATGGCATACGATGACACTCTTCTTAACCTGAAAGGTGAGTGAAAATGATCTAGGCTTCTAGAGTAATCTGACATACAGACAAGTTAAAATTGTCTAAGAGCTCATCCCAAAACATAAAAaccctttttcctgtttttattattatttttaaacctttcaattcaaaaataataataaaacactgtAAATCTGCACTGCATTTCTGGAACTGTACCTACAGAATTCAGATATTGAGAAAACTTTTGCAGATTCAGCTGCTcttgtagaaaaagaaaaatggctgAAAACTAATTGATGTGACTCTAGTCACAATAATGTGTATTGTATTCTCCTGCCCTCtagaaaaataactttcagTTGTACTACAGATATATGAGAGTTAAAATGatacacattttaatattttttgacatttttgttgttgttgtttggtatTACAGGCTAACTAAACCCCTAGGAGCATactgattaaaataaatcttgaacTATATTTCAGGAATTGGAAAGCTTAATACTTGAGCTAAATTCAAGTCATCaattattctaaaaaaaaaccgCCATATTTTTCATAGCAAAAATTATTCAGTTGTGCTCAGTATTTTCAATTAACCATACATGATCAGTAAAGAATAGTGTGTTGCCATCTGTACCAAACACTGCAATTTTAGagctattaattttttaattttttaaaaagattttcctGACTTTCTGATACTGCTGACatgtatttaatcttttttttttgtgagatcCTGTGAGATTTTGCATTACTATTCCCATCTAGTCTTAAATGTCCAGAAGAATCTAAGTGATAAAAGATGCTAATAGAAGTAATTTGTCTGTAGTATATTTACGCAGGCCAGCATTCAATGGGAGGATTCTTGATTGAGTCCATGTTATTTAAGCATTATAGTGATGCAATCTTGACTTCAGAGTTCAATCTAGAACCATTTTATTAAACTGGACAAGATTTCCGACATGTAGCTGGATtcacatattttttctcttagttCTGAAATTTGCTTTTAGAATGTTAACCGTTGAGAGGTGATAGCTTCATTACCTCCCTATTAAAACCTAATTTGAGGTTTACAAAACCTTGACAAGAGTTTTTCAGCTGCCAGTTAGCCAAGGAGAAAGGGTTTAgaagttttaattaatttccCATTCCCTGTATTCTATTCAGCATTGCTTTACTGTTATTGAAAATGTAGACTTGGAAGCCTagaatattttcactttttgttgttactgGTAGTATTTCTGTCTTTGAGAGGCAGAAACAACCACATTTCTCTTGACCCTCTAAGAGTAAA
It encodes the following:
- the APPL1 gene encoding DCC-interacting protein 13-alpha isoform X2, whose product is MTSTLQQFSKVIDELSSCHAVLSTQLADAMMFPITQFKERDLKEILTLKEVFQIASNDHDAAITRYSRLSKRRENEKIKAEVTEDVYTSRKKQHQTMMHYFCALNTLQYKKKIAMLEPLLGYMQAQISFFKMGSENLSEQLEEFLTNIGTSVQNVRREMECEIENMQQTIEDLEVASDPLYLPDPDPTKFPVHRNLTRKAGYLNARNKTGLVSSIWERQFYFTQGGNLMSQARGDVAGGLVMDIDNCSVMAVDCEDRRYCFQITSFDGKKSSILQAESKKDYEEWICTINNISKQIYLSENPEEIAARINQSALEAVTPSPSFQQRHESIRPLVQSRPTAAHTSSTGSVGSESATLSALSLDSLVAPDTPIQFDIISPVSEDLPGQAKSSGQAGRRANPFGESGGSKSETEDSILHQLFIVRFLGSMAVKSDESPDVVYETMRQILAARAIHNIFRMTESHLLVTCDCLKLIDPQTQVTRLRFPLPNVVLYATHQENKRLFGFVLKTSGGRVDNRQTSICYIFESNNEGEKICDSVGLAKQIALHAELDRKASEKAKEIERVREKQQKELSKQKQIEKDLEEQSRLIAASSRSNPSGGEGHFVVLSSSQSEDSDLGEDGKKKKEYET